The proteins below are encoded in one region of Oncorhynchus nerka isolate Pitt River linkage group LG15, Oner_Uvic_2.0, whole genome shotgun sequence:
- the LOC115143449 gene encoding guanine nucleotide-binding protein G(I)/G(S)/G(T) subunit beta-1-like, producing the protein MSELDQLRQEAEQLKNQIRDARKACADATLSQITANIDPVGRIQMRTRRTLRGHLAKIYAMHWGTDSRLLVSASQDGKLIIWDSYTTNKVHAIPLRSSWVMTCSYAPSGNYVACGGLDNICSIYNLKTREGNVRVSRELAGHTGYLSCCRFVDDNQIITSSGDTTCALWDIETGQQTTTFAGHSGDVMSLSLAPDTRLFVSGACDASAKLWDVREGMCRQTFTGHESDINAICFFPNGNAFCTGSDDATCRLFDLRADQELMCYSHDNIICGITSVAFSKSGRLLLAGYDDFNCNVWDTLKADRAGVLAGHDNRVSCLGVTDDGMAVATGSWDSFLKIWN; encoded by the exons ATGAGTGAACTGGACCAGTTACGCCAGGAGGCTGAGCAGCTCAAAAACCAGATCCGA GATGCCAGGAAAGCATGTGCAGATGCCACGCTATCACAG ATCACAGCCAATATTGATCCCGTTGGCCGTATTCAGATGCGCACAAGAAGAACACTGAGGGGGCATTTGGCTAAGATCTATGCCATGCATTGGGGCACTGATTCCAG GCTCTTGGTCAGTGCTTCCCAAGATGGCAAACTCATCATTTGGGACAGCTATACCACTAACAAG GTCCATGCCATTCCTCTGCGTTCTTCCTGGGTCATGACCTGCTCATATGCACCTTCAGGAAACTACGTGGCATGTGGAGGCCTGGACAACATCTGCTCTATTTACAACCTGAAGACACGTGAGGGGAATGTACGTGTGAGCCGGGAGCTCGCTGGACACACGG GTTATCTGTCCTGCTGTCGCTTCGTTGATGACAACCAGATTATTACAAGCTCTGGAGACACCACCTG TGCCCTTTGGGATATTGAGACTGGCCAGCAGACAACTACATTTGCTGGTCACAGTGGTGATGTCATGAGCCTCTCATTGGCCCCTGACACTAGGCTATTTGTCTCAGGTGCTTGTGATGCCTCGGCTAAACTCTGGGACGTCAGAGAGGGCATGTGCAGACAGACCTTCACTGGGCATGAGTCTGACATCAATGCCATATGT TTCTTCCCCAATGGCAATGCCTTTTGTACGGGCTCTGACGACGCCACCTGCAGACTCTTCGATCTTCGTGCCGACCAGGAGCTGATGTGCTACTCGCATGACAACATCATTTGTGGCATCACCTCTGTTGCTTTCTCCAAGAGTGGACGTCTCCTCCTAGCTGGATATGACGACTTCAACTGCAACGTGTGGGACACACTGAAGGCTGACCGTGCTG GTGTGTTGGCTGGACATGACAACCGTGTTAGCTGCCTGGGAGTCACCGACGATGGCATGGCAGTTGCAACAGGATCCTGGGACAGTTTTCTCAAGATCTGGAATTGA
- the LOC115143447 gene encoding uncharacterized protein C3orf18 homolog, whose amino-acid sequence MLQQTSVQRESTCGCCDTPEIQTRVTLRQPQQWDTRQLSTLLCCFLLAETMDMTTAKTTASSLSTVSSTSMTPILTVTTDARMEQGMVTESRTKLMTTNITITTTNETRFNATKLPELELEGSEIGMVLVPFGIITVIGLTLVVMLYIRKRKRLEKLRHQLMPMYNFDPAEEQDDLEQELLDHNLTGPNNKTLTTSQGTTQRPSRLVFTDVANGLNA is encoded by the exons ATGCTTCAGCAGACCTCAGTCCAGAGAGAGTCAACCTGCGGCTGTTGTGACACACCTGAGATACAGACAAGAGTCACATTGAGACAACCACAGCAGTGGGACACAAGACAACTCTCCACATTGCTTTGTTGTTTCCTCTTAGCTGAAACCATGGATATGACTACGGCCAAGACCACCGCaagctctctctccactgtctccagCACCTCCATGACCCCCATTCTCACTGTTACAACGGacgccaggatggaacaggggaTGGTCACAGAGTCCAGGACAAAACTCATGACCACTAACATTACTATAACAACAACCAACGAGACAAGATTCAATGCCACCAAGCTGCCAGAGTTGGAGCTCGAGGGCTCTGAGATTGGCATGGTGTTGGTGCCCTTTGGCATCATCACTGTAATTGGCCTGACATTGGTCGTG ATGCTGTATATCAGGAAACGGAAGAG ACTGGAGAAGCTGAGGCACCAGCTGATGCCCATGTATAACTTTGATCCGGCAGAGGAACAGGATGACTTGGAACAGGAACTACTGGACCACAACCTCACAGGACCCAATAACAAG ACTCTCACGACCTCCCAGGGGACGACACAGAGGCCCAGTCGCCTGGTCTTCACAGACGTAGCCAACGGTCTCAATGCATAA
- the LOC115143450 gene encoding TAR DNA-binding protein 43-like, with translation MAEVYIRVAEEENEEPMEIPSEDDGTVLLSTVAAQFPGACGLRFRSPVSQCMRGVRLVEGILHAPENGWGNLVYVVNYPKDNKRKMDEIDASSAVKMKRGDMKTSDLIVLGLPWKTSEQDLKDYFSTFGEVIMVQVKRDVKTGNSKGFGFVRFTEYETQDKVISQRHMIDGRWCDCKLPNSKQGPDEPMRSRKVFVGRCTEDISADELRQFFMQYGEVTDVFIPKPFRAFAFVSFADDQVASSLCGEDLIIKGVSVHISNAEPKHGSRQMMERAGRFGNGFGAQGFGSNRTGLGSSAGSNMANFGNFSLNPAMMAAAQAALQSSWGMMGMLASQQGQTATSGTTSTGQTSSTRDQSQAYSTGNSNYGASSASLGWGTGSNSTTSGSGFSSGGFGSSMESKSSGWGM, from the exons ATGGCAGAGGTGTACATTCGCGTGGCCGAAGAAGAGAATGAGGAGCCCATGGAGATCCCATCCGAGGATGATGGCACAGTGTTGCTTTCTACTGTGGCAGCTCAGTTTCCAGGGGCCTGCGGCCTACGATTCAGGAGTCCAGTTTCGCAGTGCATGCGAGGGGTCCGTTTGGTGGAAGGGATTCTTCATGCACCTGAAAACGGCTGGGGCAATTTGGTCTATGTCGTCAATTATCCCAAAG ACAACAAAAGGAAAATGGACGAGATTGATGCCTCCTCGGCTGTAAAGATGAAGAGGGGTGACATGAAGACTTCAGACCTGATTGTACTGGGGTTGCCATGGAAGACATCTGAACAGGACCTGAAAGATTACTTCAGCACCTTTGGGGAAGTCATCATGGTACAG GTGAAACGAGATGTGAAGACTGGAAACTCAAAGGGATTTGGCTTTGTGAGGTTTACCGAGTATGAAACTCAAGATAAAGTGATCTCTCAACGCCACATGATTGATGGAAGATGGTGTGACTGCAAACTCCCCAACTCCAAG CAAGGTCCAGATGAGCCCATGAGAAGCAGGAAAGTGTTTGTAGGCCGTTGCACTGAAGACATTTCCGCTGATGAGCTGCGCCAGTTCTTCATGCAGTATGGCGAGGTCACTGACGTCTTCATCCCCAAGCCCTTTCGTGCCTTTGCCTTCGTCAGCTTTGCCGATGACCAG GTTGCCAGTTCCCTATGTGGAGAGGACCTGATTATTAAGGGGGTCAGCGTGCACATCTCAAACGCTGAGCCAAAGCACGGCAGTAGGCAGATGATGGAGCGAGCAGGGCGGTTTGGAAATGGGTTTGGGGCTCAGGGCTTTGGTAGTAACCGCACAGGGTTAGGGAGCAGTGCCGGGAGTAATATGGCTAATTTTGGCAACTTTAGTCTGAACCCTGCCATGATGGCTGCTGCTCAAGCTGCCCTGCAGAGCAGTTGGGGAATGATGGGTATGTTGGCTAGTCAACAAGGGCAGACTGCCACCTCAGGCACCACCTCTACTGGGCAGACTAGCTCCACCAGGGATCAGAGCCAGGCCTACAGCACAGGCAACAGTAACTACGGCGCCAGCTCAGCCAGTCTAGGTTGGGGTACCGGTTCTAATTCAACAACCAGTGGTAGTGGGTTTAGCTCAGGAGGATTTGGCTCCAGTATGGAGTCCAAGTCTTCAGGGTGGGGTATGTAA